Within Mongoliitalea daihaiensis, the genomic segment GTGCTCCTCCTGTTCTATATACTGATCTAAATCAATAAATGGGAAGCCTAACTCATCGGCTAAGATCTTTCCAAACGTTGACTTTCCACAGCCAGGAAGGCCTACTAACACGATCTTTAAGTTATTTTTGTTCATTGAACAAACAAGCTTTTGGCATCAAATCCGGTAGGAGTATTTCTAAAGTGATATTTCTTCAACACTACGCCATCTTTTAAAAGCATAATGCCGGGATTTGAACGCATAATAGTTTTGATTACGGTTGCATCTCCAAGATAAGTTGGGATCGTCCAATTTAACTGTGCCATCATAGCATCGATTTCCTCTTGGGAAGAAGCTGCTACTACCGAAACCTGTATGGGACTTTCTGAAAGCTCTTGAATTAAGTCTTTCATTTTTCTTAAGTTATCTAAATTGAGTTTGCGGACATTGGAAATTAAGATTAACGCCTGATTACCTGAGAGAATCTCTTCTGTAAAATCTCCTTGACTGTTCCAGATGGCGAAATCAGTGATTTTTGGCAATGCTTCTTCGTTGATCAAACGCATTTCTACGAACTCATATCCATCTTCCATTGGATAGGTGTCAAAAATAAATTCGTCTCCATCCTTGGTCATGACGTATTCATATTGCAAAGGTGCTGATGGTAGCATTGCATCTGTAATATTTACTCCTTCCTTGTAGGCTCTAAAATCTATGAAAGGGAGGTTTCTAATAGCGATGATGGCTAATAAAAGAGAGACTACTAAGCTAACTCTTGTAGTCCAAGAAGCCCATGCTGGACTATCATTACCCAAATCTTTTTTGAAAATGAATAAAAAGCCTAAGAGTACTAATAAAACTACATCCTTTGCAAAGGATTCCCAGGGAGTCAATTTGATGGCATCACCAAAACATCCACAGTCCGTTACTTTGTTAAAATACGCAGAATAAAAGGTGAGGAAGGTGAAGAACACCGTTAGTCCCAGCAAAGTATACAGGGTCCACCTGAGACGGGTACCAGTGATCAGCATAACTCCCAATACTACTTCTAATACCACGATAAACACAGCCAATGGTAATGCGATATCTTTGAAAACAAAGAAAAAAGAAGCAATGTCATTGGAAAAAACATCAAAGTATTCTTCTAATTTAATGGCTGTTCCTACAGGGTCATTTACTTTGATCAGTCCAGAGAAAATAAAAACTCCTCCAACGAAAAAACGAACAATGAATATAGCTAAGTTTTTAAGCATGGTCTTTAAATTTGATTAAACAGAATACTGCATAGTTAATCATGTCTTGGTAGTTTGCCTCAATGCCTTCTGACACTAAAGTGTTACCAGAGTTG encodes:
- a CDS encoding BT_3928 family protein encodes the protein MLKNLAIFIVRFFVGGVFIFSGLIKVNDPVGTAIKLEEYFDVFSNDIASFFFVFKDIALPLAVFIVVLEVVLGVMLITGTRLRWTLYTLLGLTVFFTFLTFYSAYFNKVTDCGCFGDAIKLTPWESFAKDVVLLVLLGFLFIFKKDLGNDSPAWASWTTRVSLVVSLLLAIIAIRNLPFIDFRAYKEGVNITDAMLPSAPLQYEYVMTKDGDEFIFDTYPMEDGYEFVEMRLINEEALPKITDFAIWNSQGDFTEEILSGNQALILISNVRKLNLDNLRKMKDLIQELSESPIQVSVVAASSQEEIDAMMAQLNWTIPTYLGDATVIKTIMRSNPGIMLLKDGVVLKKYHFRNTPTGFDAKSLFVQ